AGACCGATGTGCCGATGACCTTCGGCGGCAGCTCCGCACCTGCCGCATTCGTTGAGATCAAGTCAATTGGGGCCCTTCACCCTCCTGCGATGACGGCGGCATTCTCTGAGCTGATCACGGCTCGAACCGGGATTCCTGCCGACAGGATCTACATCAGCTTCGATGACGTTCCTGCAAGTGCCTTGGGTTG
Above is a window of Synechococcus sp. BIOS-E4-1 DNA encoding:
- a CDS encoding phenylpyruvate tautomerase MIF-related protein; the protein is MPLINLRTSLASVDRRDELLLELSAKLAELTGKPEDYVMTLLETDVPMTFGGSSAPAAFVEIKSIGALHPPAMTAAFSELITARTGIPADRIYISFDDVPASALGWNGRTFG